In a genomic window of Cynocephalus volans isolate mCynVol1 chromosome 1, mCynVol1.pri, whole genome shotgun sequence:
- the MRPL51 gene encoding large ribosomal subunit protein mL51 isoform X3, with translation MAGSLSRGAGVPGLFRIRHTLPPPKVVDRWNEKRAMFGVYDNIGILGNFEKHPKELIKGPRWLRGWKGNELQRCIRKKKMVGNRMFIDDLHNLNKRISYLYKHFNRHGKYR, from the exons ATGGCTGGGAGCCTGTCTCGGGGGGCAG GGGTTCCTGGGTTGTTCCGTATAAGGCACACCCTCCCGCCGCCCAAAGTGGTTGATCGTTGGAACGAGAAGAGAGCGATGTTCGGAGTGTATGACAACATCGGGATCCTAG GAAACTTTGAAAAGCACCCAAAAGAACTGATCAAGGGCCCCAGGTGGCTTCGAGGCTGGAAGGGGAATGAATTGCAGCGTTGTATCCGAAAGAAGAAAATGGTTGGAAACCGCATGTTCATTGATGACCTGCACAACCTTAATAAACGCATCAGCTATCTGTACAAACATTTTAACCGACATGGGAAATACCGGTAG
- the MRPL51 gene encoding large ribosomal subunit protein mL51 isoform X2: MAGSLSRGAGRGLWGWVPLACRSFSLGVPGLFRIRHTLPPPKVVDRWNEKRAMFGVYDNIGITGNFEKHPKELIKGPRWLRGWKGNELQRCIRKKKMVGNRMFIDDLHNLNKRISYLYKHFNRHGKYR; this comes from the exons ATGGCTGGGAGCCTGTCTCGGGGGGCAGGTAGGGGCTTGTGGGGCTGGGTGCCCCTAGCCTGCAGAAGCTTCTCTCTGG GGGTTCCTGGGTTGTTCCGTATAAGGCACACCCTCCCGCCGCCCAAAGTGGTTGATCGTTGGAACGAGAAGAGAGCGATGTTCGGAGTGTATGACAACATCGGGATC ACAGGAAACTTTGAAAAGCACCCAAAAGAACTGATCAAGGGCCCCAGGTGGCTTCGAGGCTGGAAGGGGAATGAATTGCAGCGTTGTATCCGAAAGAAGAAAATGGTTGGAAACCGCATGTTCATTGATGACCTGCACAACCTTAATAAACGCATCAGCTATCTGTACAAACATTTTAACCGACATGGGAAATACCGGTAG
- the MRPL51 gene encoding large ribosomal subunit protein mL51 isoform X1, which translates to MAGSLSRGAGRGLWGWVPLACRSFSLGVPGLFRIRHTLPPPKVVDRWNEKRAMFGVYDNIGILGNFEKHPKELIKGPRWLRGWKGNELQRCIRKKKMVGNRMFIDDLHNLNKRISYLYKHFNRHGKYR; encoded by the exons ATGGCTGGGAGCCTGTCTCGGGGGGCAGGTAGGGGCTTGTGGGGCTGGGTGCCCCTAGCCTGCAGAAGCTTCTCTCTGG GGGTTCCTGGGTTGTTCCGTATAAGGCACACCCTCCCGCCGCCCAAAGTGGTTGATCGTTGGAACGAGAAGAGAGCGATGTTCGGAGTGTATGACAACATCGGGATCCTAG GAAACTTTGAAAAGCACCCAAAAGAACTGATCAAGGGCCCCAGGTGGCTTCGAGGCTGGAAGGGGAATGAATTGCAGCGTTGTATCCGAAAGAAGAAAATGGTTGGAAACCGCATGTTCATTGATGACCTGCACAACCTTAATAAACGCATCAGCTATCTGTACAAACATTTTAACCGACATGGGAAATACCGGTAG